A single region of the Chionomys nivalis chromosome 23, mChiNiv1.1, whole genome shotgun sequence genome encodes:
- the LOC130865091 gene encoding 60S ribosomal protein L21-like: MTNTKGKRRGTSYMFSRPFRKHEIVPLATHMRIYKKGDIVDIKGMGTVQKGMPHKCYHGKTGRVYVTQHAVGSIVNKQVKGKILAKKINVRIEHIKHSKSRDSFLKRVKENDQKKKEAKEKGTWVQLKRLPAPPREAHFVRTNGKEPELLEPIPYKFMA, translated from the coding sequence ATGacaaacacaaagggaaagaggaggggcacTAGCTATATGTTCTCTAGGCCCTTTAGGAAACATGAAATTGTTCCTTTGGCCACGCACATGCGAATCTACAAGAAGGGCGATATTGTAGACATCAAGGGAATGGGCACTGTTCAAAAAGGAATGCCCCATAAATGTTACCATGGCAAAACCGGAAGAGTCTACGTCACCCAGCATGCTGTGGGCAGCATTGTAAACAAGCAAGTCAAGGGCAAGATTCTTGCCAAGAAAATTAATGTGCGGATTGAACACATCAAGCACTCGAAGagcagagacagcttcctgaagaGGGTGAAGGAGAACgaccagaagaaaaaggaagccaaagagaaGGGCACCTGGGTTCAGCTGAAGCGCCTGCCTGCTCCACCCAGAGAAGCACACTTTGTGAGGACTAACGGGAAGGAGCCTGAGCtgctggagcccattccctacaaATTCATGGCCTga